CCAGAGTTGCCTCCAGTTGGTTAAGCATTTGCTCCTCTGACTCGGCGATTGAACTGTATGTATAGCAGTATCGCGCCATTCTATTCCACCTTCACCTGGAGAATTGTGAAATCATCGTGCGAGTCTTCCGATGATCCCACATTGAAACGATCTACCCACTCTTTCACCTTCATGCAAAATTCGGCTGGTTCAAGGCCTACTTCAGCTGAAAATACCTGCTCTGCTCGCTCCCGACCAAACATACGTCCCTCGGCATCTTCCGCTTCAGTCAGACCATCGGTGAAAAGAAAAAGCCTGTCACCTGACGCAATAGACCGACTACCTTCCTTAAATGTTACCCCACCAAACTGGCCTACAATCGGCCCTCCCTCGGAAAGTTCGACGATCTTCTGCTCATCATTACTCCAAAACAGACCGGGAAGGTGTCCACCATTGCAATATGTGATCTTCATATCTTCCAAATCAAACTTGGCGAAAAACATCGTGATGAACATCTCTCGTTCCTTGATAATCTCTTCCACCAGCAAATCATTGAGCCGCATGGCCAGGCCGCTGATTGAAATCGACGGGCGTTCGGTCACGATTGATTTCATGATTCCCGCCGCGGCCGCCATCACCAGCGCCGCAGGTACTCCCTTATTCGAAACATCGCCAAGTATTACCAGGAATCTCTTTTCATCGATTTGATGAGTCTGGTAAAAATCGCCGCCAACTTCCCGCGCCGGAAAATATACAGCGCCTATCTCACAACCTGGGATTTCGGCAATATCGTGTGGTAGGATTGTCCCCTGAATCTCGCGAGCAATTGTCATTTCTTGCTCGATCTTCTGTCTACCCAGCTGTTCCTCCAGCAGGAGTGAATTGTCGATAGCAACCGCCACGAAGTTTAGAAGCATTTCGAGGCTTTCCCGATTCTCGTCGTCAAATCCCCCGCCATTAGCCTTGTTGATCATTAACATCACGCCATGACAATGATCTGCAGTTTGAATGGGAAGGCAGATGATGGAATCAATGGCAATACCTCCTTCATCCCTGACCCCCAGATCGTTTAGTATGACTGTCTCGCGATTCTGATAACAGTAGGTTGGAAGATCAGTGTTGTTACGATAAACGAGCGATCGCACGAAACTCTCCTGGACACCCCAGGAAATCTTCAGGACAAGTTTGTCCTCCTCCTCCAGCATGATCAATCCGACTTCGCCATCAGCTAATCTGATAGCCATATCCATGACAACCGACAGAACGGAATTTATCTCGTGGATCGACGTGATCACCGCTCCCATTGTCGCCAGGTCTCTTAGCTCGGCCTTCTTAGATGCAAGCTTTGCTTCGAGTTCATCGGGCGTCAAATCGAGCTCGCGCTTAACTATTGACGAATAAGACATACGTCCCTGTTATCGTCAGCGAGCACTAATAATTAACACGCTATCACACACCACTGTGTCGGCGCAACCGCATCTGTGGCTTGAAAATATACTCTAAACTGTTGGAATTATTTGCGAAGGAACTTGAGTCGGAACGACACACCCTCAAAACCAAATTCGGCGCGTATCTGATTGGCAATATACCTGATGTATGCTTTTTCGATCAGTTTGGGCTGGTTAGTGAAGATAATAAAAGTCGGCGGTGCCACTTCGGATTGCGTGATGTAGTTAAACTTGATGTATTTCCCGCGACGAGCTGGCGGATGCTGACGACCGACAATCTTCTGCAGAAAAACATTGAGTTCCGATGTCGGAACGCGTTTCAGATTCTCGCGGTGAGTGTCGGAGGCAAGAGACAACACCCGGGGAACACGCTGGCCTGAAAGCGCTGAGATATATACCAACGGTAGATAGGCGTACTTCGCAAGTGTATCTTTGATGGCGACGGTGAATTCATCGGCCGTTCGGGAATCCTTCTCAATAAGGTCCCACTTGTTAACCGCCAGGATTGCTGGTCGGCGTGCGGAGACAACCTCCTCAAGCACTCTCTGATCCTGTGATGTGACTTTGTCCTGAGCGTCAATGAGAACGATGGCCACATCGCAGTTTTCAATCGCTCGACTGGTTCGTAACGTGGTGTAGAACTCTATGTTTTCCTGAACCTTGTAACTCCGTCTGAGACCAGCCGTGTCCACCAGAATATACTCTTGTCCATCATACTCGAACGGTGTATCAACAGCATCGCGCGTAGTTCCCGCTATCGGTGTGACAATGAGTCTTTCCTGGCCGATGAGCTTGTTAATAAACGATGACTTGCCAACATTCGGCCGTCCCACAACTGCCACACGGATAGCTTCCCCTTGTTCCGTCCCGATCCTATCCTCGGTCGATAATTTGCTCACGACAATGTCCAGAAGA
This sequence is a window from Candidatus Zixiibacteriota bacterium. Protein-coding genes within it:
- the der gene encoding ribosome biogenesis GTPase Der, translating into MPIVAIVGRPNVGKSSLFNRLLQKRLAVVHEQPGVTRDRNYAVCDWNGINFRLVDTGGMVPNAEAEMDRSIFDQAEFALNEADLIMFMVDVKTGVDAADRTLANSLTRSDRNCILVANKVDSDWDEAEIYDFMALGMGEPVPVSATVGRGIGDLLDIVVSKLSTEDRIGTEQGEAIRVAVVGRPNVGKSSFINKLIGQERLIVTPIAGTTRDAVDTPFEYDGQEYILVDTAGLRRSYKVQENIEFYTTLRTSRAIENCDVAIVLIDAQDKVTSQDQRVLEEVVSARRPAILAVNKWDLIEKDSRTADEFTVAIKDTLAKYAYLPLVYISALSGQRVPRVLSLASDTHRENLKRVPTSELNVFLQKIVGRQHPPARRGKYIKFNYITQSEVAPPTFIIFTNQPKLIEKAYIRYIANQIRAEFGFEGVSFRLKFLRK
- a CDS encoding SpoIIE family protein phosphatase, translated to MSYSSIVKRELDLTPDELEAKLASKKAELRDLATMGAVITSIHEINSVLSVVMDMAIRLADGEVGLIMLEEEDKLVLKISWGVQESFVRSLVYRNNTDLPTYCYQNRETVILNDLGVRDEGGIAIDSIICLPIQTADHCHGVMLMINKANGGGFDDENRESLEMLLNFVAVAIDNSLLLEEQLGRQKIEQEMTIAREIQGTILPHDIAEIPGCEIGAVYFPAREVGGDFYQTHQIDEKRFLVILGDVSNKGVPAALVMAAAAGIMKSIVTERPSISISGLAMRLNDLLVEEIIKEREMFITMFFAKFDLEDMKITYCNGGHLPGLFWSNDEQKIVELSEGGPIVGQFGGVTFKEGSRSIASGDRLFLFTDGLTEAEDAEGRMFGRERAEQVFSAEVGLEPAEFCMKVKEWVDRFNVGSSEDSHDDFTILQVKVE